The Methylobacterium sp. PvR107 genome contains a region encoding:
- a CDS encoding efflux RND transporter periplasmic adaptor subunit, which produces MLAAAPARAVETASVPDAATIAPAVTVVPADSREIVERAVVTGTLVPRDEILVSPEVEGLRITELLVEEGDRVTKGQVLARLSLEMIATQEASNVAAIARAEAAIVQARSQIVQAEAANVEAKQSLERAQALAKTGNATAAVLEQRVSAAQGAEGRLAAAKGGLQSAQADLATARAAGSEIALRRARTDIRAPEAGIINRRTARIGATATAVGEPLFRLIARGEIELEGEVPETSLARIQVGNPASLDLDDGRRLSGKVRRVYPEVDRATRLGKVRIRLGDDPALRIGAFARGNVEVARRTGVAVPVSSLLYAADGRASVLVVKDGRVEARPVTTGLSAEGFTELRSGVAAGESVVARAGSFLRDGDRVRPVPATTSTPIADAAPR; this is translated from the coding sequence ATGCTCGCCGCGGCGCCGGCCAGGGCCGTCGAGACCGCCTCCGTTCCCGATGCCGCCACCATCGCGCCGGCGGTCACTGTCGTGCCCGCCGACAGCCGCGAGATCGTCGAGCGGGCGGTCGTCACCGGGACGCTGGTTCCGCGCGACGAGATCCTGGTCTCCCCGGAGGTCGAGGGCCTGCGCATCACAGAGCTGCTCGTCGAGGAGGGGGACCGCGTCACGAAAGGCCAGGTGCTCGCCCGGCTGTCGCTCGAGATGATCGCGACCCAGGAGGCCTCGAACGTGGCGGCGATCGCCCGGGCCGAGGCGGCGATCGTCCAGGCCCGGAGCCAGATCGTTCAGGCAGAGGCCGCCAACGTCGAAGCCAAGCAGTCGCTGGAGCGGGCCCAGGCGCTCGCCAAGACCGGCAACGCCACCGCGGCGGTTCTGGAGCAGCGCGTCTCGGCGGCGCAGGGGGCGGAAGGGCGCCTCGCCGCCGCCAAGGGCGGCCTGCAATCCGCCCAGGCCGACCTCGCCACCGCCCGGGCGGCCGGCTCCGAGATCGCCCTGCGGCGTGCCCGCACCGATATCCGGGCGCCGGAGGCCGGCATCATCAACCGCCGCACCGCCCGGATCGGCGCCACCGCCACCGCGGTGGGAGAGCCGCTGTTCCGGCTGATCGCCCGCGGCGAGATCGAGCTGGAGGGCGAGGTGCCCGAGACGTCGCTGGCCCGCATCCAGGTCGGCAACCCGGCGAGTCTCGATCTCGATGACGGTCGTCGCCTCTCCGGCAAGGTGCGCCGTGTCTACCCGGAGGTCGACCGGGCGACGCGGCTCGGCAAGGTGCGCATCCGGCTCGGCGACGATCCGGCCCTGCGGATCGGCGCCTTCGCGCGCGGCAACGTCGAAGTGGCGCGCCGCACGGGCGTCGCGGTCCCGGTCTCCAGCCTGCTCTACGCCGCCGACGGTCGCGCCAGCGTCCTCGTGGTGAAGGATGGGCGCGTCGAGGCGCGGCCCGTGACGACGGGGCTCTCCGCCGAGGGCTTCACGGAACTCCGCTCCGGCGTCGCCGCCGGCGAGAGCGTCGTGGCCCGCGCCGGCAGCTTCCTGCGCGACGGGGACCGGGTCCGCCCGGTCCCGGCGACCACCAGCACGCCGATCGCCGACGCGGCCCCGCGGTAG
- a CDS encoding DUF6894 family protein: protein MPDATGTELPDWQDARVEAIQRAGAIFQANAARIALGEDWHIEVTDERQLVLFRFDIIAQEAPVLSSQRRKPDATV from the coding sequence ATGCCTGACGCAACAGGCACCGAACTGCCGGACTGGCAGGACGCGCGCGTAGAAGCCATTCAGCGGGCGGGCGCGATCTTCCAAGCCAATGCCGCCCGTATCGCCTTGGGCGAGGATTGGCATATCGAGGTGACTGACGAGCGCCAACTCGTGCTGTTTCGCTTCGATATCATCGCCCAGGAAGCGCCCGTGTTGTCGAGCCAGCGCCGGAAACCCGACGCCACCGTCTAG
- a CDS encoding glycosyltransferase, with amino-acid sequence MTRGIGWYVHHQGAGHLQRARTVAALLPRPCTILGTLSGFDTAGLDILDLPDDRPLGGSDAFDGRDGAAERPEALHYAPLNHPGVRSRMARIAAWAERTDPALIVVDVSVEIALLARLLSIPTLVVRLAGTRTDRPHLEAFRSATRLLAPFPAALDGARVPEWVRAKTHYAGFLGAPAQPVSEAGREIVVVFGRGGAGGNVEDLAAAACAVPDRPWHVLGPVAGSGRTPDNLHLHGWVSDSEARVARAALLIGGGGDGVVALAAAQAKRFVCLPEERAYGEQTEKAAALARLGAAIVHDGWPAPSAWPNLIRAGLALDPSVIGGLHSRDAVKDCAASIERLIQHADRA; translated from the coding sequence GTGACCCGGGGAATCGGCTGGTACGTCCATCATCAGGGCGCCGGCCACCTGCAGCGGGCCCGGACGGTGGCGGCGCTCCTGCCCCGCCCGTGCACGATCCTCGGAACGCTGTCCGGGTTCGATACGGCCGGCCTCGACATCCTCGACTTGCCCGACGACCGCCCGCTCGGCGGCTCGGACGCGTTCGACGGTCGGGACGGTGCGGCCGAGCGGCCTGAGGCCCTGCACTACGCACCCCTGAACCATCCCGGCGTGCGGAGCCGTATGGCGCGCATCGCCGCCTGGGCGGAGCGCACCGATCCCGCCCTCATCGTGGTCGACGTCTCGGTGGAGATCGCCCTCCTGGCGCGGCTCCTGTCGATCCCGACGCTGGTGGTGCGGCTTGCCGGCACGCGGACCGACCGGCCGCATCTCGAAGCCTTCCGCAGCGCGACGCGGCTCCTCGCCCCTTTTCCCGCGGCCCTGGACGGCGCCCGGGTGCCGGAGTGGGTCCGGGCCAAGACGCACTATGCCGGATTTCTCGGCGCGCCGGCGCAGCCGGTCTCCGAGGCGGGCCGGGAAATCGTGGTGGTGTTCGGCCGCGGCGGCGCGGGCGGCAACGTCGAAGACCTCGCGGCGGCGGCCTGCGCCGTACCCGATCGGCCCTGGCATGTCCTTGGCCCAGTCGCGGGCTCGGGGCGGACACCCGACAACCTGCACCTGCACGGGTGGGTCTCCGATAGCGAAGCCCGGGTGGCGCGGGCGGCGCTTCTGATCGGCGGCGGCGGCGACGGTGTGGTGGCCCTCGCGGCCGCCCAGGCGAAACGCTTCGTCTGCTTGCCGGAAGAGCGGGCCTACGGCGAGCAAACGGAGAAGGCCGCCGCCCTGGCGCGCCTCGGTGCCGCCATCGTCCACGACGGTTGGCCTGCTCCCTCCGCATGGCCCAACCTGATCCGGGCCGGGCTCGCCCTCGATCCCTCGGTGATCGGCGGGTTGCACAGCCGGGATGCGGTGAAGGATTGCGCGGCGTCGATCGAGCGCCTGATCCAGCACGCCGACCGAGCCTGA
- a CDS encoding glycosyltransferase family 2 protein, with protein sequence MSADAVRTLPCAVCIPARNEADRLPRLLASLAGQDCIPQQGALRVVVLANNCTDGTVAAIRALEASGALAPLALRLIEVQLAGAEAHVGTARRMALDAGADWLVADGFSDGILLTTDADARVPADWVAANLRALQAADVVGGRLVIDDEGAADPALAALHARIERYWSGVRRLEDILDPPPHDPAPRHGDHTGASLAVPVALYRAVGGLPPLPCGEDNALVGLLREHGARLRHCPDVRVMVSSRHQGRVSGGMATEMARRTRAIGGEAYLLPEAAHWQALILRRAALRRAFHLAPRLRAAACTRLGLGPDDLAAVGDCPNDIAFVERADRILEARAAPARECPLDRALADLDALALALRDAA encoded by the coding sequence ATGAGCGCCGATGCGGTCCGCACCCTGCCCTGCGCCGTCTGCATCCCGGCGCGGAACGAGGCGGACCGCCTGCCGCGGCTGCTCGCCTCCCTGGCCGGGCAGGACTGCATCCCGCAGCAGGGCGCCCTGCGGGTCGTGGTCCTCGCCAACAACTGCACCGACGGGACCGTGGCGGCGATCCGCGCCCTCGAGGCGTCCGGAGCCCTGGCGCCGCTCGCGCTCCGGTTGATCGAGGTGCAGCTTGCCGGTGCGGAGGCGCATGTCGGCACCGCGCGCCGCATGGCGCTCGACGCCGGGGCCGACTGGCTCGTCGCCGACGGGTTCTCAGACGGCATCCTGCTCACCACAGATGCCGATGCGCGCGTGCCGGCCGACTGGGTCGCGGCCAATCTCCGGGCGCTGCAGGCGGCCGACGTGGTCGGCGGCCGGCTCGTCATCGACGATGAAGGCGCGGCGGATCCGGCGCTCGCGGCCTTACATGCCCGGATCGAGCGCTACTGGTCCGGCGTCCGGCGGCTGGAGGACATCCTCGACCCGCCGCCGCACGATCCGGCGCCGCGCCACGGCGACCATACCGGCGCGAGCCTCGCAGTCCCGGTCGCCCTCTACCGGGCCGTGGGCGGGCTGCCGCCCCTGCCCTGCGGCGAAGACAACGCCCTGGTCGGGCTGTTGCGCGAGCACGGCGCCCGCCTGCGTCACTGCCCGGACGTGCGCGTGATGGTCTCGTCCCGCCACCAGGGCCGGGTGTCGGGCGGCATGGCCACCGAGATGGCCCGCCGCACCCGGGCGATCGGCGGCGAGGCCTACCTGCTGCCGGAAGCCGCCCACTGGCAGGCGCTGATCCTGCGCCGTGCGGCCCTGCGCCGGGCGTTCCACCTCGCGCCCCGGCTCCGGGCGGCGGCCTGTACCCGCCTCGGCCTCGGCCCGGACGATCTCGCCGCCGTCGGCGACTGCCCCAACGACATCGCCTTCGTGGAGCGGGCCGACAGAATCCTTGAGGCGCGCGCTGCACCGGCACGGGAATGCCCCCTCGACCGGGCGCTGGCCGATCTCGACGCGCTGGCCCTCGCCCTGCGGGATGCCGCGTGA
- a CDS encoding glycosyltransferase family 4 protein produces the protein MKIAVLAHLKYPIGQPYAGGLEMHTHLLTVALKRRGHEVTLFASRGSDPALDPVMLCDPTGDALLDPEREVAIDRAEHDAYRRMMERVAAGGFDLVHNNSLHALPLRESARLGLPWVTVLHTPPFDALTAGVVEADPDMAFLAVSPSLAQEWASLVPGAQVVDNGVDLSTFAFSERADDPAFVFWSGRIVPEKGLHLAIDASRAAGLPLTFAGPKLNPGYWAAEIAPRLGPDLTHLGHLSHRDLAHHLGRARVAIVSPRWEEPFGLVVAEALACGTPVAAFRRGAMPNILDAQCGRLARPDDAQDLSVAIREAAGLSRRACRDRAEALYDAAAMTDRYLEAYAAVIARCAERARPVLRVAGRRA, from the coding sequence GTGAAGATCGCTGTCCTCGCACATCTGAAATACCCGATCGGCCAGCCCTATGCCGGCGGGTTGGAGATGCACACGCACCTCCTCACCGTCGCCTTGAAGCGGCGCGGGCACGAGGTGACGCTGTTCGCGAGCCGCGGGTCCGACCCGGCTCTGGACCCGGTGATGCTCTGCGATCCGACCGGGGATGCGTTGCTCGACCCGGAGCGCGAGGTGGCGATCGACCGCGCCGAGCACGATGCCTATCGGCGGATGATGGAGAGGGTCGCGGCCGGCGGCTTCGACCTCGTGCACAACAATTCCCTCCACGCCCTGCCCTTGCGCGAGAGTGCCCGGCTCGGCCTGCCCTGGGTCACGGTGCTGCATACGCCGCCGTTCGACGCCCTCACGGCCGGGGTGGTCGAGGCCGATCCCGACATGGCGTTCCTGGCCGTCTCGCCCTCTCTGGCGCAGGAATGGGCCTCGCTCGTGCCGGGCGCACAGGTGGTCGATAACGGCGTCGATCTCTCGACCTTCGCGTTCTCGGAAAGGGCCGACGATCCGGCCTTCGTCTTCTGGTCCGGACGGATCGTGCCCGAGAAGGGGCTGCACCTCGCCATCGACGCCAGTCGCGCAGCCGGGCTGCCGCTGACCTTCGCGGGGCCGAAGCTCAACCCCGGCTACTGGGCCGCCGAGATCGCGCCGCGCCTCGGCCCGGATCTGACGCATCTCGGGCATCTCTCGCACCGGGATCTCGCGCATCATCTCGGGCGCGCCCGGGTGGCGATCGTCTCGCCACGCTGGGAGGAGCCCTTCGGCCTTGTCGTGGCGGAGGCGCTCGCTTGCGGAACGCCGGTGGCCGCCTTCCGCCGGGGTGCCATGCCGAATATCCTCGACGCCCAGTGCGGCCGCCTCGCGCGGCCGGACGATGCGCAGGATCTCTCGGTGGCGATCCGCGAGGCTGCGGGACTCTCCCGCCGCGCTTGCCGCGATCGGGCCGAGGCGCTCTACGATGCCGCCGCCATGACAGACCGGTACCTGGAAGCCTACGCGGCGGTGATCGCGCGGTGTGCCGAGCGGGCGCGGCCGGTCCTGCGCGTCGCCGGACGGCGGGCCTGA